One segment of Cynocephalus volans isolate mCynVol1 chromosome 8, mCynVol1.pri, whole genome shotgun sequence DNA contains the following:
- the LMNA gene encoding lamin gives METPSQRRATRSGAQTSSTPLSPTRITRLQEKEDLQELNDRLAVYIDRVRSLETENAGLRLRITESEEVVSREVSGIKAAYEAELGDARKTLDSVAKERARLQLELSKVREEFKELKARNTKKEGDLMAAQARLKDLEALLNSKEAALSTALSEKRTLENELHDLRGQVAKLEAALGEAKKQLQDEMLRRVDAENRLQTLKEELDFQKNIYSEELRETKRRHETRLVEIDNGKQREFESRLADALQELRAQHEDQVEQYKKELEKTYSAKLDNARQSAERNSNLVGAAHEELQQSRIRIDSLSAQLSQLQKQLAAKEAKLRDLEDSLARERDTSRRLLAEKEREMADMRARMQQQLDEYQELLDIKLALDMEIHAYRKLLEGEEERLRLSPSPTSQRSRGRASSHSSQTQGGGGSVTKKRKLESTESRSSFSQHARTSGRVAVEEVDEEGKFVRLRNKSNEDQSMGNWQIKRQNGDDPLLTYRFPPKFTLKAGQVVTIWAAGAGATHSPPTDLVWKAQNTWGCGNSLRTALINSTGEEVAMRKLVRSVTVVEDDEDEDGDDLLHHHHGSHCSSSGDPAEYNLRSRTVLCGTCGQPADKASASGSGAQVGGSISSGSSASSVTVTRSYRSVGGSGGGSFGDNLVTRSYLLGNSSPRTQRPQNCSIM, from the exons ATGGAGACTCCGTCCCAGCGGCGCGCCACCCGCAGCGGGGCGCAGACTAGCTCCACTCCGCTGTCGCCCACCCGCATCACCCGGCTGCAGGAGAAGGAGGACCTGCAGGAGCTCAATGACCGCTTGGCGGTCTACATCGACCGTGTGCGCTCGCTGGAGACGGAGAACGCGGGGCTGCGCCTTCGCATCACCGAGTCTGAAGAAGTGGTCAGTCGCGAGGTGTCCGGCATCAAGGCCGCCTACGAGGCCGAGCTCGGGGATGCCCGCAAGACCCTCGACTCGGTGGCCAAGGAGCGCGCCCGCCTGCAGCTGGAGCTGAGCAAAGTGCGCGAGGAGTTTAAGGAGCTCAAAGCGCG cAATACCAAGAAAGAGGGTGACTTGATGGCTGCCCAGGCCCGGCTCAAGGACCTGGAGGCTCTACTCAACTCCAAGGAGGCCGCGCTGAGCACTGCTCTCAGCGAGAAGCGCACGCTGGAAAACGAGCTGCACGATCTGCGGGGACAGGTGGCCAAG CTCGAGGCAGCCCTGGGTGAGGCCAAGAAGCAACTTCAGGATGAGATGCTGCGGCGCGTGGATGCTGAGAACAGGCTGCAGACCCTGAAGGAGGAGCTGGACTTCCAGAAGAACATCTATAGTGAG GAGCTGCGTGAAACCAAGCGCCGCCACGAGACCCGGCTGGTGGAGATTGATAATGGGAAGCAGCGCGAGTTTGAGAGCCGGCTGGCAGATGCCCTGCAGGAACTGCGGGCCCAGCATGAGGACCAGGTGGAACAGTACAAGAAGGAGCTGGAGAAGACCTATTCTGCCAAG CTGGATAATGCCAGGCAGTCTGCTGAGAGGAACAGCAACCTGGTGGGGGCTGCCCACGAGGAGCTACAGCAGTCCCGCATCCGCATCGACAGCCTCTCAGCCCAGCTCAGCCAGCTCCAGAAGCAG CTGGCAGCCAAAGAGGCGAAGCTTCGGGACCTGGAGGACTCGCTGGCGCGTGAGCGGGACACCAGCCGGCGGCTGCTGgcggagaaagagagggagatggCTGACATGCGGGCAAGGATGCAGCAGCAGCTGGACGAGTACCAGGAGCTGCTGGACATCAAGCTGGCCCTGGACATGGAGATCCACGCCTACCGCAAGCTCCTGGAGGGCGAGGAGGAGAG GCTCCGcctgtcccccagccccacctcccagcGCAGCCGTGGCCGCGCCTCTTCCCACTCGTCCCAGACGCAGGGTGGTGGGGGCAGCGTCACCAAAAAGCGCAAGCTGGAGTCCACCGAGAGCCGCAGCAGCTTCTCGCAGCACGCTCGCACCAGTGGGCGCGTGGCCGTGGAGGAGGTGGACGAGGAAGGCAAGTTCGTGCGGCTGCGCAACAAGTCCAATGAG GACCAATCCATGGGCAACTGGCAGATCAAGCGCCAGAATGGAGATGATCCCTTGCTGACTTACCGCTTCCCGCCCAAGTTCACCCTGAAGGCTGGGCAGGTGGTGACG ATCTGGGCTGCAGGAGCTGGGGCCACCCACAGCCCTCCTACCGACTTGGTGTGGAAGGCGCAGAACACCTGGGGCTGCGGGAACAGCCTGCGCACGGCTCTCATCAACTCCACTGGGGAA GAGGTGGCCATGCGCAAGCTGGTACGCTCAGTGACGGTGGTTGAGGATGACGAGGATGAGGATGGAGACGACCTGCTCCATCACCACCAT GGCTCCCACTGCAGCAGCTCGGGGGACCCCGCTGAGTACAACCTGCGCTCGCGCACCGTGCTGTGCGGGACGTGCGGGCAGCCTGCCGACAAGGCATCTGCCAGCGGCTCGGGAGCCCAGGTGGGCGGATCCATCTCCTCTGGCTCTTCTGCCTCCAGTGTCACAGTCACTCGCAGCTACCGCAgtgtggggggcagtgggggtggcAGCTTCGGGGACAACCTGGTCACCCGCTCCTACCTCCTGGGCAACTCCAGCCCCCGAACCCAG agaccccagaactgcagcATCATGTAA